The following coding sequences lie in one Chionomys nivalis chromosome 8, mChiNiv1.1, whole genome shotgun sequence genomic window:
- the LOC130880756 gene encoding olfactory receptor 51G2-like, whose protein sequence is MATSNSSSVMSSTFYLTGIPGYEEFHHWISIPFCLLYLVGITGNCSILHIVRTDPRLHEPMYYFLAMLSLTDMAMSLPAMVSLFRVLWSISREIQFNICVVQMFLIHTFSFTESSVLLAMALDRYVAICHPLRYATILTPKLIAKIGIAALLRSAIPLIPLLVRLAFFPFCRSHVLSHSYCLHQDIIRLACADVRFNVIYGMVVITMLWGMDSLGILITYVFILHSVLKIASRDGRLKALNTCASHICAVLILYVPMIGLSIVHRFAKHSSPFVHIFMAHIYLMVPPVLNPIIYSVKTKQIRQGILHLICPHKINSSAM, encoded by the coding sequence ATGGCAACCTCAAACTCCAGCAGCGTCATGTCCTCCACATTCTACCTCACAGGCATCCCTGGCTATGAGGAATTTCACCACTGGATTTCCATCCCATTCTGTCTCCTCTACCTTGTTGGCATAACAGGCAACTGCTCCATCTTGCATATTGTGAGGACAGACCCAAGGCTCCACGAGCCCATGTATTACTTCCTGGCCATGCTTTCTCTCACTGACATGGCCATGTCCCTGCCTGCCATGGTATCACTTTTCAGGGTGTTGTGGTCCATTTCCCGAGAGATCCAGTTCAATATCTGCGTGGTCCAAATGTTTCTGATTCATACCTTTTCCTTCACTGAGTCATCTGTGCTCCTGGCCATGGCCCTTGACCGGTATGTGGCCATCTGCCACCCCCTGCGATATGCTACCATTCTCACTCCAAAGCTCATTGCCAAGATTGGAATTGCAGCCTTGCTTCGGAGTGCAATCCCACTCATTCCTCTCCTGGTTCGTCTAGCATTCTTTCCCTTCTGTCGCTCCCATGTCCTTTCTCATTCTTATTGTCTGCACCAGGACATAATCCGACTTGCCTGTGCTGATGTCAGGTTTAATGTTATATATGGAATGGTTGTGATTACTATGCTGTGGGGCATGGATTCTTTGGGTATTTTAATAACTTATGTTTTTATCCTTCACTCAGTGTTAAAAATTGCATCCCGTGATGGTAGGCTGAAGGCACTTAACACATGTGCATCCCACATCTGTGCTGTACTCATCCTATATGTGCCCATGATAGGATTATCTATCGTCCATCGTTTTGCCAAGCATTCCTCTCCCTTTGTTCACATCTTCATGGCTCATATCTACTTAATGGTGCCACCAGTGCTTAACCCCATTATCTATAGCGTGAAGACCAAGCAGATCCGCCAAGGAATCCTCCATCTGATCTGTCCCCATAAAATTAATTCTTCTGCAATGTAA